The genome window TGTGGCCGGCCTTCTTCTGCCGAAGGGTCCGCCTGACTCTCGCAACCACATCATGGGAGGTGAGACCGGCCGGTTTGTCGATGACGATAAAGCCGTCCATGAAAATCAGAGAGCGGTCTCCAGATGATCGAAGACCCGCTTTCTGACTTCAGCCAGACCACCGGTCAGGGTACAGCCGGCCGCGTTGTGGTGCCCGCCGCCACCAAAGGCTGCGGCAAGGCTCGCCACATCGATCTTGCCCTTGGAACGGAATCCGACCTTGAACAACTGCGGCTGGATCTCGCGGAAGAAGACCGCGACTTCCACCCCTCTGATGGAACGGGGGTAATTGACGAAACCGTCGGTCAGTTCGGCGCAGGCTCCAACCTTCTCGTACATGTCGAGAGTCACGGTGATTGAGGCGCAATCCCCGTTCGCGGAAAAGGAAAGCGTCGAGAGAGCAAGCGCAAGAAGTTCCAGACGCTGACGCGGCTGGCTTTCATAGAGCTTCTCGGCAATGGACCACGTATTGATGCCTGTGGCGACCAACTCGCCCGCAATGGCAAAGGCCTCGGGGTTTGCGTTCGAGTAGCGGAAAGAGCCGGTATCGGTGATTATGGAAGTATAGAGTGCCAGGGCCGTGTCGTAATCGATGTCGTGGCCGGCAGCCTTGATAATCCGGTAGACCAGCACCCCGCTGGCCGCGGCTGCGGAATCAATGTAATTGATGGTGCCGAAGCGGTCACAGGTGAGGTGGTGGTCAATATTGATAAACATGCCGATGCGGCGGCACTCGTTCACAAGTGTGCCGGCACGGCGAAATTCCCCCACATCGAGAACGAAGCACACGTCGAAATCCTGATCCGGCAGGTCATGCCGGACACTGCCCGCCAAGGGGAGAAACCGGTACAACTCGGGCACGGGGTCGCAGAAATGGATGGTAACATCCTTGCCCAAGCCCTTGAGGTATCCGGCAAGGGCAAGGGATGACCCGACCGCATCGCCGTCAGGGTTCTCGTGGGTAGTGATCAGGAAACTACGGTGAGTCCGAATTTCGCGGAGGATGCTTTCAATCATCGGAACCTTTCTCAGTCTCGATTTCTTTCAGCAGTTGATCGATCCGGTTGCCGTACTCGATTGACCGGTCGTATTTGAAGTGAAGCTCCGGTGCGAATTTGAGCCTGAGCTGCTTTCCGATCTCCCGGCGCAGGAAACCGGTTGCGCTCGCAAGCCCCTGGGCCGTGGAGGCCCTGGCCTCATCATCGCCCATGACCGTGTAATAGATGGTCGCCTGGCGGATATCATCGGTAACCTTCACGCCGGTAATGGTGATGAACCCGATGCGGGGATCCTTCATGCCCTTGACGATGAGGCCCGAAACGAGCTCATGGATCGCCTCGGCTACTTTTTCTGAACGATTGAACATAAGGCACGGCACAGAACGACCGGCGGTCGCAGGACTACGGAACCGCACGTGCGCTCAGCACTCCCTTTCTACAGAGTGGTGGCGATTTTCTCGATCTCGAAGTCCTCGATAACGTCACCAATCTTGATGTCATTGTAGTTCTCAAGGCCGATACCGCACTCGTAGCCGGTGGCAACCTCTTTGACGTCGTCCTTGAAGCGGCGCAGACTGGACATCTTGCCTTCATAGATGACCACGTTGTCCCGCAGCAGCCGCACCTGGGCGTTGCGGATCATCTTGCCGTCCTGGACGTAGCAGCCCGCCACGTTGCCGATCTTGGGCACCGAGAAGACCTCCCGGACCTCGGCCCGGCCCAGGTACTTCTCGCGCAGGGTTGGCTCGAGGAGCCCTTCCATGGCCTTTTTGATATCCTCCACCGCATCGTAGATGATGTTGTAGAGACGGATATCGACCCCTTCCTTCTCGGCAAGGACGGACGCCTTCGGCTCGGGCCGGACGTTGAAGCCGAGGATGATGGCGTTGGACGCCGAGGCCAGGTTGACGTCGGTTTCGGTGATGGCACCGACCGAGGAATGGATGACGTTGAGCCTTACCGCATCGGTGGAGAGCTTGCGCAGCGATTCCGAAACAGCCTCCACGGAGCCTTGGACGTCGGCCTTGACGATGGCGTTGAGGTCCTTGACCTCGCCCTTCTGGATCTTGTCGTAGAGTTGCTCCAGCGACATCTTGCTGTGCTTGGCAAGTTCGGTTTCGCGAAACTTTTGCTGACGATGGGAGGCGATTTCCTTGGCACGCTTTTCATCGGTAAGGCTGATGAACACATCGCCCGCATCGGGGACCCCCGTAAAGCCGATGACTTCCACCGGCATGGAGGGGCCTGCTTCGGCGACCTTTTCGCCCCGATCGTTCTGCATGGCGCGGACCCGTCCCGAGTGGACGCCGGCCACGAAGTAATCCCCGACCTTGAGCGTTCCTTCCTGAACAAGCACCGTAGCAACGGGGCCGCGGCCACGGTCGAGCTTTGCCTCCACGATGGTGCCGCGGGCGTCCTTGCCCGGATTGGCCTTCAGGTCCATCACGTCGGCTTGGAGGAGCACCATTTCGAGCAGTTCCGGCAGATTGATCCTCTTCTTCGCCGAAACCTCGACAAAGATGGTTTCACCGCCCCACTCCTCGGAAACCAAACCGAATTCCATGAGTTCCTGCTTCACCCGCTCGGGCTTTGCCTCGGGCTTGTCGATCTTGTTGATGGCAACGATGATGGGAACTCCGGCGGCCTTGGAGTGGTTCACCGCCTCGCGGGTCTGCGGCATCACACCATCATCAGCGGCCACCACAAGAATGACGATGTCGGTCACCTTGGCGCCGCGGGCGCGCATGGCGGTAAACGCCTCGTGGCCCGGCGTATCGAGGAAGGTGATCTTCCGGCCGTTTAGTTCCACATCGTAGGCACCGATGTGCTGGGTGATGCCGCCGGCCTCACCGGCGATGACGTTGGCTTCGCGGATCGCATCCAGGAGTGAGGTCTTGCCGTGGTCGACGTGTCCCATGATGGTGACCACGGGCGGCCGTTTCCTGAGGTTCTCAGGCGCGTCAGGCACCGATTCGAGCATCTCGTCCACATCGATCGCAACGTTCTCGATTTCGTACCCGAATTCAGCCGCAACCAGGGTAGCGGCGTCCACATCGAGGGGATGATTGATGGTGACCATCATCCCCATCTTCATCAGGAGCCGAATCAGATCGGTCGCCTTGATCCCCATCCGCTTGGCCAGTTCGCCGACGGTAATCGACTCGGAAATCTTGATGATCCGCTTGATGGCCTTGGGCACCGTGATTTCGGTCTTTCTGCCGAGAGAGACCATATCCCTCTCGCGTCTCTTGCCTTTGCCCGTCTTTGGCCCGGGCTCAAAGATCCGTTCACGCTTCTCAAGAAGTTCCGCCTTCTTGAACGCTTCCTTCTTCTTGCCCGCACCGCCTCCGCCGGGCTTCTTGGCGCCCCTGTCGGGCTCGGCCGGAGCAACGAACTCCTTGCCCTTGCGAGGAGGGGGCGGAGGAGTTCCCGCCCTGCGGCGGTCATCGCCCGCAGACGCCGGCCGTTCGGCCGGAGAGGGGGTCATGATACGCTCTTCGATCCGCTTCCTGGGCGCTGTCGCTTCGCGCCTGTCCGCAGACCTGGGTGCAGGAGTCGTGATGCCTGGAAGCTCGACCCGGCCGAGAATCCGCGCCCTGTTGGGCGTGGGCCTGTCATCCACAGGAGGGGCGACGGGCGCGACCGGAGCCTTTTGCACAACCGGGGGCTCGGGGGCGGACTCGGCAACAGATGTAACCTGCTCTTGCGCCGGAGCGGCCACTGGCTCCTGCCCCACCGAAGGCTCGACAACGGACGGCGCCTGGTCGGCAGCCCCCGTGGCTCCTTCGATTTCAACCGGTGCGGCTGCGCTTTCGGCCGGAGGGACAGCAGCCTCGACCGGCGGCTCGACGGGAGCGACCTCTGCCACACGGCGACGACGGATGACGGTTGTCGTCACGCGGACTTCTTCCTGGGGGCCACTCTTCGGGGGCGCGGCAGGCGGCGCGGTTACCTTGCGGACATCTTCTTCCTCCAGCACCGACAGGTGGTTTTTCACCTCGATGCCAAGGCTCTTGAGTCGGGCAAGGAGCTCCTTATTTTCAATCCCCATTTTCTTTGCCAGTTCATACACGTGGGTTTTGCTCATCAACCGCACCCCCATCAAGGAAATTACCGTAACGTTCTAATTCTTTCAGAATTATAGGGACAAAGCCGCTCTCCCCGATTGCCGCGACACTCCGCAACCCCTTGCCGAGAAGAGCGCCGACCCGATCCTTGTCCAAGAGGCGGAAACAAGGTACCTGGTATCGTTCGGCCAGGGAAGTCACTTTTTCACCAATATCAGCGGAAATGTCTTCCGTGAGGATCACGAGACCAAGCCGGTCACCGCGCCGAAGGCGCTCCATCACCGTGTCGCTTCCCGACACGACCTTGCCTGCCTTGTTGGCCAAGGCCACATACGAGGATATCCGCTCCTCGAGACGTGCCCGTATCTCAGCGATCAGCGTATCCGCAGGGGCAACGCTACCCTCCCCCCTGAAGGCCCGCGCAAACTGCTTCCGCGCTATGGCAGCACGCACACAGACAGGATCGGGACAGGTATATGCACCGCGGCCGGGAAGCTTGGCGACGATATCGGGGACGACTCTTCCCTCGGGATCAAGAACGAAACGGAGCAGTTCGCTCTTGCCCCTCTCCTGCCGGCAGCCGATGCAGGATCTGCGTGGCTCGTCTCCCCCCATACCCTATACTTCCGCCTGCTCCTCGGCAACCACTTCTCCTGCGGCCTCAACGGCTTGGGGGGCCTCTTCGGCAGCCTCTTCGGCAACCTCTTCCGTAGCGCCATCATAGGAGGAATACTGGAGCAACTCCGCCTCAGCGGCCGTGGTTTCGCTCTTGATATCGATACGCCAGCCGGTAAGCTTTGCGGCAAGCCGCACGTTCTGCCCTTTTTTGCCAATGGCCAGCGACAATTGGTCGTCGGCGACGATGATCTCCATGGACCGGTTCTCGTCGTCGATGTACACCTTCGACACCACGGCCGGTTGCAGCGCATTGCACGCAAAGCGGGCCGCGTCCTCGGACCAGGGGATGATGTCGATCTTCTCGCCCCTCAGTTCGGACACCACATTCTGC of Geobacter anodireducens contains these proteins:
- a CDS encoding ribosome-binding factor A; translation: MFNRSEKVAEAIHELVSGLIVKGMKDPRIGFITITGVKVTDDIRQATIYYTVMGDDEARASTAQGLASATGFLRREIGKQLRLKFAPELHFKYDRSIEYGNRIDQLLKEIETEKGSDD
- a CDS encoding phosphoesterase: MIESILREIRTHRSFLITTHENPDGDAVGSSLALAGYLKGLGKDVTIHFCDPVPELYRFLPLAGSVRHDLPDQDFDVCFVLDVGEFRRAGTLVNECRRIGMFINIDHHLTCDRFGTINYIDSAAAASGVLVYRIIKAAGHDIDYDTALALYTSIITDTGSFRYSNANPEAFAIAGELVATGINTWSIAEKLYESQPRQRLELLALALSTLSFSANGDCASITVTLDMYEKVGACAELTDGFVNYPRSIRGVEVAVFFREIQPQLFKVGFRSKGKIDVASLAAAFGGGGHHNAAGCTLTGGLAEVRKRVFDHLETAL
- a CDS encoding 50S ribosomal protein L7, coding for MGGDEPRRSCIGCRQERGKSELLRFVLDPEGRVVPDIVAKLPGRGAYTCPDPVCVRAAIARKQFARAFRGEGSVAPADTLIAEIRARLEERISSYVALANKAGKVVSGSDTVMERLRRGDRLGLVILTEDISADIGEKVTSLAERYQVPCFRLLDKDRVGALLGKGLRSVAAIGESGFVPIILKELERYGNFLDGGAVDEQNPRV
- a CDS encoding translation initiation factor IF-2; translated protein: MSKTHVYELAKKMGIENKELLARLKSLGIEVKNHLSVLEEEDVRKVTAPPAAPPKSGPQEEVRVTTTVIRRRRVAEVAPVEPPVEAAVPPAESAAAPVEIEGATGAADQAPSVVEPSVGQEPVAAPAQEQVTSVAESAPEPPVVQKAPVAPVAPPVDDRPTPNRARILGRVELPGITTPAPRSADRREATAPRKRIEERIMTPSPAERPASAGDDRRRAGTPPPPPRKGKEFVAPAEPDRGAKKPGGGGAGKKKEAFKKAELLEKRERIFEPGPKTGKGKRRERDMVSLGRKTEITVPKAIKRIIKISESITVGELAKRMGIKATDLIRLLMKMGMMVTINHPLDVDAATLVAAEFGYEIENVAIDVDEMLESVPDAPENLRKRPPVVTIMGHVDHGKTSLLDAIREANVIAGEAGGITQHIGAYDVELNGRKITFLDTPGHEAFTAMRARGAKVTDIVILVVAADDGVMPQTREAVNHSKAAGVPIIVAINKIDKPEAKPERVKQELMEFGLVSEEWGGETIFVEVSAKKRINLPELLEMVLLQADVMDLKANPGKDARGTIVEAKLDRGRGPVATVLVQEGTLKVGDYFVAGVHSGRVRAMQNDRGEKVAEAGPSMPVEVIGFTGVPDAGDVFISLTDEKRAKEIASHRQQKFRETELAKHSKMSLEQLYDKIQKGEVKDLNAIVKADVQGSVEAVSESLRKLSTDAVRLNVIHSSVGAITETDVNLASASNAIILGFNVRPEPKASVLAEKEGVDIRLYNIIYDAVEDIKKAMEGLLEPTLREKYLGRAEVREVFSVPKIGNVAGCYVQDGKMIRNAQVRLLRDNVVIYEGKMSSLRRFKDDVKEVATGYECGIGLENYNDIKIGDVIEDFEIEKIATTL